Within Romboutsia sp. CE17, the genomic segment CCTAAGACTGTTGATTCATTAATGAGATTAGATTTACCAGCTGGTGTTGATATAGAAATAAAATTATAAGATAAACACCTAAGATACTTATCCTATAAGGTAACTATCTTAGAATGATTACCTAAAAGGTAATCCGCTGTAAGATTATAGGAGGTGCTAATATGAAAGGAATATTAGGTAAAAAAATAGGTATGACTCAAATATTCACTGAAGTTGGTGCAGTAGTACCAGTTACAGTTGTTGAAGCAGGACCTGTTGTTGTAACTCAAATAAAAACTGTTGAAAAAGACGGATATAACGCAGTTCAAGTTGGTTTTGGAGATGTTAAAGAAAAATCTTTAAACAAACCTCAAAAAGGACATTTAGCTGCTGCAAATACTTTAAAGAAACACTTAAAAGAATTCAGAGTTGACTCTGTAGAAGGATACACAGTTGGACAAGAAATAAAAGCTGATTTATTCGCTGCAGGAGAAATGGTAGATGTAAGTGGAATATCTAAAGGTAAAGGATTCCAAGGTCCAATAAAGAGACATGGACAATCTAGAGGACCAGAATCTCACGGTTCTAGATACCACAGAAGACCAGGTTCAATGGGTGCTTGTTCATTCCCTGGTAGAGTATTCAAAAACAAAAAATTAGCTGGACACATGGGTAGCGTTAAAGTTACTGTTCAAAACTTAGAAGTAGTTAGAATAGATGCTGAAAAGAACCTTATATTAGTTAAAGGTGCTATACCAGGAGCTAAAGGTTCAGTAGTAACTATAAAAGAAGCAGTTAAAGCTTCTAAATAATAACTAACCTAAGAAAGGAGGAAGCATAATGCCAAAATTAAATGTATTAAATATTAATGGACAAAATGTTGGAGAAATAGAATTAGCTGATTCTATATTCAACGTAGAAGTTAATGAGCACGTTTTATACGAAGTTGTTAAAAATCAATTAGCAAACAAGAGACAAGGTACTCAATCTGCTAAAACTAGAGCAGAAGTTAGAGGTGGCGGAAGAAAGCCTTGGAAACAAAAAGGAACTGGTAGAGCTAGACAAGGTTCTATAAGAGCTGTACAATGGGTTGGTGGTGGAGTTGCATTCGCACCAAAGCCAAGAAACTATAGCTACACTTTACCAAGAAAAGTTAGAAGATTAGCTATAAAGAGTGCTTTAACTTCTAAAGTACAAAACAACGAAATAATAGTATTAGATTCTTTCAATATGGAAGCTCCTAAGACTAAAGAATTCGTTCAAATATTAAAGAATATAAATGCTGCTAAGAAAGCTTTAGTAGTAACTGCTGAAAATAACACTAACGTTATAAAATCAGCTGCTAACGTAGAAGGTGTTGCAACTGCTACAGTTAACACTATAAACGTTTACGATATATTAAAATATGATTCATTCATAATAACAACAGACGCTGTTAAAAAAGTGGAGGAGGTGTACGCATAATGACTAATCCACATGATATAATAATAAAGCCAGTTGTAACTGAACAAAGTATGGCTGACATGGTTGAGAAAAAATATACTTTTGTAGTGGCAAAGTCTGCTAACAAAACTGAAATAAAGAAAGCTATAGAAAAAGTTTTCGGAGTTAACGTTGAAAAAGTAAACACAATGAACTACGATGGAAAAGTTAAAAGAATGGGTAGATCTGAAGGAAGAACTGCAAGCTTCAAAAAAGCAGTAGTTAAATTAGCTGCTGATAGCAAAGAAATAGAATTCTTCCAAGGTATGTAATACCCCTAATTAACAAAGGAGGGAAAACAGATGGCTATAAAAAAGTTTAAACCAACTTCTCCTGCCTTAAGACAAATGACAGTTTTAGTTTCTGATGAAATAACTTGCAATGAACCAGAAAAATCTCTTTTAGTTTCATTAAAGAAAAACTCTGGTAGAAATGCACACGGGAAAATAACTGTTCGTCACAGAGGTGGAGGAAACAGAAGAAAATATAGAATAATAGATTTCAAGAGAAATAAAGACGGTATACCTGCTAAGGTTGCTACAATAGAATACGATCCAAACAGAACTGCTAACATAGCTTTATTAAACTATGCAGATGGTGAAAAAAGATATATATTAGCTCCTGTTGGATTAAAAGTTGGGGATACTGTATTATCAGGACCAACTGCTGATATAAAACCAGGAAATGCTATGGCATTAAAAGATATGCCAGTTGGTACAGTTGTACACAACATAGAATTAAAGCCAGGAAAAGGAGCTCAGTTAGTTAGATCTGCTGGTGTTTCTGCTCAATTAATGGCTAAAGAAGGAAAATATGCTTTACTTAGATTACCATCAGGTGAAATGAGATACGTAAGCATAAACTGCAAAGCTACTATAGGACAAGTTGGTAATATAGAGCACGGTAACGTAGTTATCGGTAAAGCAGGTAGAAAAAGACATATGGGTATAAGACCTACTGTAAGAGGTTCTGTAATGAACCCTAATGACCATCCACACGGTGGTGGTGAAGGTAGATCTCCAATAGGTAGACCATCACCAGTTACTCCATGGGGTAAACCAGCTCTTGGATACAAAACTAGAAAGAAAAACAAAGCTTCTGATAAGTTAATAGTATCAAGAAGAACTAAATAATAAATTTTAATTTATTTGCCCGGGAAAGGAGGATATTAAATGTCAAGATCAACTAAAAAAGGACCTTTTATACATGCTAGACTTTTAAAGAAAGTTGAAGCTATGAATGAAAGTGGAAATAAAGAAGTAATAAAAACTTGGTCAAGAAGTTCAACAATATTCCCTCAAATGGTAGAGCATACTATAGCTGTACATGATGGAAGAAGACACGTTCCTGTTTATATAACAGAAGATATGGTTGGACATAAATTAGGTGAGTTCGTTGCTACAAGAACTTTCAAAGGACACAAAGACGACGAAAAATCTAACAAAAGAAAATAATTATATATTTTGACTAGGGAAGGAGGAAGAACACAATGGAAGCAAAAGCTACTGCAAAATTTGTACGTGTATCTCCAAGAAAAGCAGGTCAAGTATGTGACCTTGTAAGAGGAAAAAATGTTGATGAAGCATTAGCAATATTAAAGTACACTCCAAGAGGAGCAGCTTCAATAATAGCTAAGGTTGTTAAATCTGCTAAAGCTAACGCTGAAAATAACCACGAGATGGACGTTGAAAAATTATATATAGATTCAATAGTTGCTAACCAAGGACCTACAATAAAGAGATTTATGCCTAGAGCTATGGGTAGAGCTACTATGATAAGAAAAAGAACTTCTCATATAGAAGTTGTTGTTAAAGAAAAAAAATAATGAATAGATAGGAGGGAAAACAATGGGACAAAAGGTTAACCCACACGGACTGAGAGTCGGTGTTATAAAAGATTGGGATTCAAGATGGTTTACAACTGATAAAAAAGAGTTCGGAAACTTAATATTAGAAGACCACAATGTACGTAAATTCTTAAAGAATAAATTATACTCTGCTGGAGTTGCTAAGATAGAAATAGAAAGATCAGCAAACAAGTTAAAGTTAGACTTACACGTTGCTAAGCCAGGTGTTGTTATAGGAAGAGCTGGTGCTGGTATAGAAGCTTTAAAAGCAGAATTAGAAAAAATGACAAAGAAAAATGTTATAGTTAATATCGTTGAAGTAAGAAGCATCGATAAAAACGCTCAATTAGTAGCTGAAAACATAGCATTAGCTATCGAAAGAAGGGTAGCTTTCAGAAGAGCTATGAAGCAAGCTATACAAAGAGCTTTAAAATCAGGAGCTAAAGGTATAAAAGTTTCTGCATCTGGTAGATTAGGTGGAGCTGAAATGGCTAGAACTGAAGGATACAGCGAAGGAAACGTGCCTTTACAAACATTAAGATCTGATATCGATTACGGATTTGCTGAAGCTGATACTACTTACGGAAAAATAGGTATCAAAGTTTGGGTATGCAACGGAGAAGTTTTACCAACTAAAAACGGAGTAAACCCAAGAGAAGACAGAAGAAACGATAGAAGAAACAACAAGAGAAACGACAGAAGAAACGATAATAGAAGAAACAATTCTAGAGGAAATGACAGAGGAAACAACAGAGGACAAAGACCTCAAGGACAAAGACCTCAAGGACAAAGACCTCAAAGAACTGAAAATAAAGAAAACTAAAATTAATAAGGTTCAAGGAAGGAGGAAATTCTCATGTTAATGCCAAAGAGAGTAAAACGTCGTAGAGTTCACAGAGGAAGCATGGCTGGTAAAGCTCAAAAAGGTAACAAAGTTACTTATGGTGAATTCGGATTAATGGCTATGGAAGCTTCATGGATAACTTCTAACCAAATAGAAGCTGCCAGAATCGCGATGACAAGATATATAAAAAGAGGCGGTAAGGTTTGGATAAAAATATTCCCTCACAAGCCTGTAACAAGAAAACCTGCTGAAACTCGTATGGGTGCTGGTAAAGGTTCACCAGAATACTGGGTAGCAGTAGTTAAGCCAGGAAGAGTTATGTTCGAACTAGCTGGTGTAGATGAAGCTAAAGCAAGAGAAGCTATGAGACTTGCAATGCACAAACTTCCTGTAAAATGTAAGTTTGTAAAGAAAGAAGATTTAGAAGTAAAGGGTGGTGAATAGGATGAAAGCTAAAGAATTAAGAGATTTAACAAGCGAAGAGCTAATGAATAAATTAAATGACTTCAAAAGTGAATTATTTAGCTTAAGATTCCAATTAGCTACTGGTCAATTAGAAAACACAGCAAGAATTAAGTTTGTGAAAAAGGATATAGCTAGAGTAAAAACTATCCTTGCTGAAAGAAAGTTAAACGAAACTAGAGCTTAATTGGAAAGGAGGCTTTTTAACATGGAAAGAGGAAGAAGAAAAGTAAGAATAGGCCGTGTTGTAAGTGACAAAATGGACAAAACTATAGTAGTTGCTGTTGAAGATTTCGTACGTCATCCATTATACAATAAGCCAGTTAAGAGAACTAAAAAGTTCAAGGCTCATGATGAAAACAACGTATGTAGAATCGGAGATAGAGTTAAGATAATGGAAACTAGACCTTTATCTAAAGATAAGAGATTCAGATTAGTTGAAGTTGTTGAAAAAGTTAAGTAGTTTTTTGGAAAAGGAGGGATTACGATATGGTACAACAAGAGACACGTTTAAAAGTTGCGGATAACTCTGGTGCAAAAGAATTACTTTGTATTCGTGTACTAGGTGGAAGTAAAAGAAGATATGGTAATATAGGCGACGTAATAGTTGCTAGTGTTAAAAGTGCAACACCAGGTGGAGTTGTAAAAAAAGGTAAAGTTGTTAAAGCTGTTATAGTAAGAAGCAAAAAAGGCATAAGACGTAATGACGGAAGTTATATAGCTTTCGACGAGAATGCTGCTGTAATAATCAAAGATGATAAAACTCCAGTAGGAACTCGTATATTCGGGCCTGTTGCTAGAGAGTTAAGAGATAATGATTTCATGAAGATAGTTTCTCTTGCTCCAGAAGTACTATAATAAGGAGGTGCAATAGGACATGATGCGTGTTAAAAAAGGCGACACTGTTGTAGTAATAGCAGGAAAAGATAAAGGTAAAAAAGGTACAGTTACTAAGGTAATGCCAAAGGCTAATAGAGTATTAGTTGAAGGTGTTAACGTAATAACTAAGCACCAAAAACCAAGTGCTATGAATCCACAAGGTGGAATAATAAATAAAGAAGCCCCAATTCATATATCTAACGTTATGCCATTAGATCCTGAAACAGGAAAAGGAACAAGAGTTAGATTTGAAGTTAAAGATGGGAAAAAAGTAAGAGTATCAGTAAAGAGCGGAAAAGAAATATAATATAGCTTGAAAGGAGGGACCTTAAATGGCTTCTAGATTACAAGAAAAATATATGAAAGAAGTTGCTCCTGCTTTAATGGAGAAATTTGGATATAAGAACGTTATGGAAATACCTAAGTTAGACAAAATAGTTATAAACATGGGTATAGGTGACGCTAGAGAGAATCCAAAAGGCTTAGAAAAAGCTGTTGAAGAAATGGAAATAATATCTGGTCAAAAGCCAGTTGTTACTAGAGCAAGAAAGTCTGTTGCGAACTTCAAATTAAGAGAAGGTATGCCAATAGGTGCTAAAGTAACTTTAAGAGCAGATAAAATGTACTACTTCATGGATAAGTTAGTATCTGTATCTTTACCAAGAGTTAGAGACTTCAGAGGAGTTAATGCTAATGCATTCGACGGAAGAGGAAACTACGCTTTAGGTGTTAAAGAACAGTTAATATTCCCTGAAATAGAATACGATAAAGTTGATAAAGTAAGAGGAATGGATATAATATTCGTTACAACTGCTAAAACAGACGAAGAAGCTCGTGAATTATTAAAATTATTAGGAATGCCGTTTTCTAAGTAAGCTTAGAAAATGTCATTTTCTAAGCGAAATTAAAGGAGGGAATTCCAGTGGCAAGAAAAGCAATGGTTGTTAAACAACAAAGAAAGCAAAAGTACGCTACTAGAGAGTACACTAGATGTAGCATATGTGGAAGACCACATTCAGTATTAAGAAAATTCGGTATATGCCGTATATGCTTTAGAGAATTAGCTTATAAAGGTCAAATACCTGGTGTTAGAAAAGCAAGCTGGTAAGAACCAGTTAACGAATGGAAGGAGGGTTTCAATATGACAATGACAGATCCAATTGCAGATATGCTTACACGTATAAGAAATGCTAACGTTGTTAAGCATGAAACTGTTGACGTTCCTGCTTCTAATATGAAGAAAGAAATAGCTAGAATCTTATTAGAAGAAGGTTTCGTTAGAGGTTATGATGTTATAGAAGATGGAAAGCAAGGAATAATAAGAATACAATTAAAGTACGGACAATCAGGCGAAAGAGTTATATCAGGACTTAAGAGAATATCTAAGCCAGGTATGAGAGTTTACGCTTCTAACCATGAAGTACCAAAAGTATTAAATGGATTAGGTATATCAGTTATATCTACTTCAAAAGGTATATTAACTGACAAGCAAGCAAGAAAAGAAAATGTTGGTGGAGAAGTAATCTGCTACGTTTGGTAATATAAACGAACAATGTAAGGAGGTGCGACTATGTCAAGAATAGGTGTTAAGCCAATAACTGTGCCAGCTGGTGTTGAAGTAACTATAACAGAAGGAAACTTAGTTACAGTTAAAGGACCTAAAGGAACTTTATCTAAGCAATTTGATGCGGCATTAACTATAAAGCAAGAAGAAAATACTATAACTGTTGAAAGACCTACTAACAACAAGCAACATAGATCATTACACGGATTAACTAGAACGTTAATAGATAATATGGTAGTTGGTGTTACTAATGGATTCGAAAAGAAATTAGAATTAGTTGGTGTTGGATACAGAGCTCAAAAGCAAGGGAAGAAATTAGTTATGAACTTAGGATTCTCTCATCCAGTAGAAATGGAAGATCCAGAAGGAATAACTGTTGAAGCTCCTAACCAAACTGAGTTAATAGTTAAAGGTATAGATAAGCAATTAGTAGGAAACTACGCTGCTAAAATAAGAGACTGGAGAAAGCCAGAGCCATACAAAGGTAAAGGTATAAGATACGCTGGTGAAGTTGTAAGACGTAAAGAAGGTAAAACTGGTAAGAAATAATACCAAACCTAAACGTTAAGAAAGGAGTGATCTCATGTTAAAGAAAGCTGATAAAAACGCAAAAAGACTTCAAAGACATAAGAGAGTTCGTAAAAAAGTAAACGGAACTACTCAAAGACCAAGATTATGTGTATTTAGAAGTTCAAACAATATATATGCTCAAATAATAGATGATACAAACAGAGTTACTCTTGTTTCTGCATCTTCTTTAGAAGCAGAAGTAAAGGGAGCTGTAAGTCATACAGGAAACAAAGCTGCAGCTAAAATGGTTGGTCAATTAGTGGCTAAAAAAGCTGTAGAAAAAGGAATCACTGAAGTTGTATTTGACAGAGGTGGATACCTATATCACGGAAGAATACAAGAGTTAGCTGAAGGTGCTAGAGAAGCTGGTCTTAAGTTCTAATTACATTAGAAATAAAGGAGGGAAATCACATGCTACGTCGTAAGCCGATAGATGCAAGACAACTTGATTTACAAGAAAGAGTTGTTGAAGTTAGACGTGTTACTAAAGTTGTTAAAGGTGGTAGAAACTTTAGATTCGCAGCTTTAGTTGTTGTAGGAGACGAAAACGGACACGTTGGTGTAGGTACTGGAAAAGCTATGGAAGTTCCAGATGCTATAAAAAAAGCAGTAGAAGATGCTAAGAAGAATCTTATAGAAGTACCAATGGTTGGTACAACTATTCCTCATCAAGTAAACGGACACTTTGGTGCTGGAAAAATATTAATAATGCCTGCTCAAGAAGGTACAGGAGTTATAGCTGGGGGACCTGCTAGAGCTGTACTTGAATTAGCTGGATTAAAAGACGTTAGAGCTAAATCTTTAGGATCTAACAACCCAAGAAATATGGTAAATGCTACAATAGAAGGACTTAACTCTCTTAAGACAGCTGAAGAAATAGCTAAATTAAGAGGTAAAAAAGTTGAAGATCTTCTAGGGTAAGGAGGTAGTGTAAGATGGCTAAATTACAAATAAAATTAGTTAGAAGTACAATAGGAACTACTCCTAACCAAAGAAAAAACGTAGAAGCGTTAGGATTAAGAAAAAGAGAACAAGTAGTTGTTAAAGAAGATAATGCCCAAACAAGAGGTATGATAAACAAAGTTAAGCATTTAGTTGAAGTAACTGAAATAGCTGAATAATTATTGACTAGTAATAAAAGGAGGTGCTGACAATGAAACTACATGAATTAAGACCTGCTGAAGGTGCAGTAAGATCTAAGAAAAGATTAGGTAGAGGTACTGCTACTGGACAAGGTAAAACTGCAGGACGTGGACAAAAAGGACAAAAGTCTCGTTCAGGTGGTGGAGTAAGAGTTGGATTCGAAGGTGGACAAATGCCACTTGCTAGAAGACTTCCTAAGAGAGGTTTCAAAAATCCATTCAGAAAAGAATACACTGAAGTTAATGTTGAATTATTAAACAGATTTGAAAACGGAACAGAAATAACTGCTGAAGTTTTAAAATCAACTGGAGCTATAAGCAAAATAGCTAAAGACGGTATAAAAGTTTTAGGAAACGGAAACTTAGAAAAAGCTGTAACTGTTAAAGCTGCTAAATTTACTGCTTCAGCTCAAGAAAAAATAGAAAAAGCTGGTGGAAAAGCAGAGTTAGTTTAATCTACACTGTATTTTCAGGCCACTACAGGCGGGGTGAATTAACGTGCTATCACAGTTAAAACAAGCTTGGAGAATTAAAGACGTAAGAAAAAAAATATTATATACTTTAATGATGATTGCTGTATTTAGGATAGGTGCGACTATACCTGTTCCTGGAGTGGACACAAGTATTATAAAGGAGATGGTAGGTAAAAATAGCCTACTTTCCCTGTATAATATGTTCACAGGGGGTGCATTTAGTAGTTTTACTCTATTTGCATTGGGGATAGGACCATATATCACTGCATCGATTATCTTACAACTTTTAACTATTGGTTTTGAGAGCCTGGATGAACTCCAAAAATCAGGTGAAGAGGGTAAGAAAAAGATAAATAAGTATACAAAATATACAGCATTAGCACTAGCTTTTGTACAAGCAATAGGTATCACTCTAGGTGTTATTAAAAGCTTTGGAGCACTTAAATCTGATAATGTGTTCTTTATATCAACTATAATATTAACATTAGTTTCATCTAGTATGTTATTAATGTGGATAGGTGATAAGATAACAGAAAAAGGTTTAGGAAATGGTAGTTCAGTAATAATATTTGTTGGAATTGTTTCGAGAGTACCATCAGATGTTATAAGTACTATAAATATGGTGCAAAATGGTAGTCTTGCTATATGGGCTGCAGTTATGTTAGCAGTAGTAATTCTTCTTACAATAACAGCTGTTACGTATATACAAG encodes:
- the rplC gene encoding 50S ribosomal protein L3, with translation MKGILGKKIGMTQIFTEVGAVVPVTVVEAGPVVVTQIKTVEKDGYNAVQVGFGDVKEKSLNKPQKGHLAAANTLKKHLKEFRVDSVEGYTVGQEIKADLFAAGEMVDVSGISKGKGFQGPIKRHGQSRGPESHGSRYHRRPGSMGACSFPGRVFKNKKLAGHMGSVKVTVQNLEVVRIDAEKNLILVKGAIPGAKGSVVTIKEAVKASK
- the rplD gene encoding 50S ribosomal protein L4 translates to MPKLNVLNINGQNVGEIELADSIFNVEVNEHVLYEVVKNQLANKRQGTQSAKTRAEVRGGGRKPWKQKGTGRARQGSIRAVQWVGGGVAFAPKPRNYSYTLPRKVRRLAIKSALTSKVQNNEIIVLDSFNMEAPKTKEFVQILKNINAAKKALVVTAENNTNVIKSAANVEGVATATVNTINVYDILKYDSFIITTDAVKKVEEVYA
- the rplW gene encoding 50S ribosomal protein L23, encoding MTNPHDIIIKPVVTEQSMADMVEKKYTFVVAKSANKTEIKKAIEKVFGVNVEKVNTMNYDGKVKRMGRSEGRTASFKKAVVKLAADSKEIEFFQGM
- the rplB gene encoding 50S ribosomal protein L2; the encoded protein is MAIKKFKPTSPALRQMTVLVSDEITCNEPEKSLLVSLKKNSGRNAHGKITVRHRGGGNRRKYRIIDFKRNKDGIPAKVATIEYDPNRTANIALLNYADGEKRYILAPVGLKVGDTVLSGPTADIKPGNAMALKDMPVGTVVHNIELKPGKGAQLVRSAGVSAQLMAKEGKYALLRLPSGEMRYVSINCKATIGQVGNIEHGNVVIGKAGRKRHMGIRPTVRGSVMNPNDHPHGGGEGRSPIGRPSPVTPWGKPALGYKTRKKNKASDKLIVSRRTK
- the rpsS gene encoding 30S ribosomal protein S19, whose amino-acid sequence is MSRSTKKGPFIHARLLKKVEAMNESGNKEVIKTWSRSSTIFPQMVEHTIAVHDGRRHVPVYITEDMVGHKLGEFVATRTFKGHKDDEKSNKRK
- the rplV gene encoding 50S ribosomal protein L22 — encoded protein: MEAKATAKFVRVSPRKAGQVCDLVRGKNVDEALAILKYTPRGAASIIAKVVKSAKANAENNHEMDVEKLYIDSIVANQGPTIKRFMPRAMGRATMIRKRTSHIEVVVKEKK
- the rpsC gene encoding 30S ribosomal protein S3, producing the protein MGQKVNPHGLRVGVIKDWDSRWFTTDKKEFGNLILEDHNVRKFLKNKLYSAGVAKIEIERSANKLKLDLHVAKPGVVIGRAGAGIEALKAELEKMTKKNVIVNIVEVRSIDKNAQLVAENIALAIERRVAFRRAMKQAIQRALKSGAKGIKVSASGRLGGAEMARTEGYSEGNVPLQTLRSDIDYGFAEADTTYGKIGIKVWVCNGEVLPTKNGVNPREDRRNDRRNNKRNDRRNDNRRNNSRGNDRGNNRGQRPQGQRPQGQRPQRTENKEN
- the rplP gene encoding 50S ribosomal protein L16, with the translated sequence MLMPKRVKRRRVHRGSMAGKAQKGNKVTYGEFGLMAMEASWITSNQIEAARIAMTRYIKRGGKVWIKIFPHKPVTRKPAETRMGAGKGSPEYWVAVVKPGRVMFELAGVDEAKAREAMRLAMHKLPVKCKFVKKEDLEVKGGE
- the rpmC gene encoding 50S ribosomal protein L29, with product MKAKELRDLTSEELMNKLNDFKSELFSLRFQLATGQLENTARIKFVKKDIARVKTILAERKLNETRA
- the rpsQ gene encoding 30S ribosomal protein S17, which encodes MERGRRKVRIGRVVSDKMDKTIVVAVEDFVRHPLYNKPVKRTKKFKAHDENNVCRIGDRVKIMETRPLSKDKRFRLVEVVEKVK
- the rplN gene encoding 50S ribosomal protein L14; amino-acid sequence: MVQQETRLKVADNSGAKELLCIRVLGGSKRRYGNIGDVIVASVKSATPGGVVKKGKVVKAVIVRSKKGIRRNDGSYIAFDENAAVIIKDDKTPVGTRIFGPVARELRDNDFMKIVSLAPEVL
- the rplX gene encoding 50S ribosomal protein L24, yielding MRVKKGDTVVVIAGKDKGKKGTVTKVMPKANRVLVEGVNVITKHQKPSAMNPQGGIINKEAPIHISNVMPLDPETGKGTRVRFEVKDGKKVRVSVKSGKEI
- the rplE gene encoding 50S ribosomal protein L5, which encodes MASRLQEKYMKEVAPALMEKFGYKNVMEIPKLDKIVINMGIGDARENPKGLEKAVEEMEIISGQKPVVTRARKSVANFKLREGMPIGAKVTLRADKMYYFMDKLVSVSLPRVRDFRGVNANAFDGRGNYALGVKEQLIFPEIEYDKVDKVRGMDIIFVTTAKTDEEARELLKLLGMPFSK
- a CDS encoding type Z 30S ribosomal protein S14 translates to MARKAMVVKQQRKQKYATREYTRCSICGRPHSVLRKFGICRICFRELAYKGQIPGVRKASW
- the rpsH gene encoding 30S ribosomal protein S8, with the translated sequence MTMTDPIADMLTRIRNANVVKHETVDVPASNMKKEIARILLEEGFVRGYDVIEDGKQGIIRIQLKYGQSGERVISGLKRISKPGMRVYASNHEVPKVLNGLGISVISTSKGILTDKQARKENVGGEVICYVW
- the rplF gene encoding 50S ribosomal protein L6, translating into MSRIGVKPITVPAGVEVTITEGNLVTVKGPKGTLSKQFDAALTIKQEENTITVERPTNNKQHRSLHGLTRTLIDNMVVGVTNGFEKKLELVGVGYRAQKQGKKLVMNLGFSHPVEMEDPEGITVEAPNQTELIVKGIDKQLVGNYAAKIRDWRKPEPYKGKGIRYAGEVVRRKEGKTGKK
- the rplR gene encoding 50S ribosomal protein L18; translation: MLKKADKNAKRLQRHKRVRKKVNGTTQRPRLCVFRSSNNIYAQIIDDTNRVTLVSASSLEAEVKGAVSHTGNKAAAKMVGQLVAKKAVEKGITEVVFDRGGYLYHGRIQELAEGAREAGLKF
- the rpsE gene encoding 30S ribosomal protein S5, which encodes MLRRKPIDARQLDLQERVVEVRRVTKVVKGGRNFRFAALVVVGDENGHVGVGTGKAMEVPDAIKKAVEDAKKNLIEVPMVGTTIPHQVNGHFGAGKILIMPAQEGTGVIAGGPARAVLELAGLKDVRAKSLGSNNPRNMVNATIEGLNSLKTAEEIAKLRGKKVEDLLG
- the rpmD gene encoding 50S ribosomal protein L30, translated to MAKLQIKLVRSTIGTTPNQRKNVEALGLRKREQVVVKEDNAQTRGMINKVKHLVEVTEIAE
- the rplO gene encoding 50S ribosomal protein L15, with protein sequence MKLHELRPAEGAVRSKKRLGRGTATGQGKTAGRGQKGQKSRSGGGVRVGFEGGQMPLARRLPKRGFKNPFRKEYTEVNVELLNRFENGTEITAEVLKSTGAISKIAKDGIKVLGNGNLEKAVTVKAAKFTASAQEKIEKAGGKAELV
- the secY gene encoding preprotein translocase subunit SecY: MLSQLKQAWRIKDVRKKILYTLMMIAVFRIGATIPVPGVDTSIIKEMVGKNSLLSLYNMFTGGAFSSFTLFALGIGPYITASIILQLLTIGFESLDELQKSGEEGKKKINKYTKYTALALAFVQAIGITLGVIKSFGALKSDNVFFISTIILTLVSSSMLLMWIGDKITEKGLGNGSSVIIFVGIVSRVPSDVISTINMVQNGSLAIWAAVMLAVVILLTITAVTYIQEATRKIPVQYAKRVVGRKMYGGQSSHIPMKVNQSGVIPVIFASSLLAFPQTIAMFMGADAQNFVQTYLTPNGDIGFWIYRSLEVLLIVFFAYFYTTVSFNTEDIANNMKNNGGFIPGIRPGKPTIDYLNRILSRLTLAGAIFLAIISLIPAFATHYMNVSMSLAGTSLLIVVGVALELKRQLESNLVMRNYQGFLK